AGACAACTCTAGAGCTTTCTCAATCCTTGCTATGGCTGTGAAATTGCTCGAAACTTGCTGATGTTTGCCGTTTCCTCGCAAAAGCACTAACATCTCATCTCATTTCGTTTTATATCTCATCCCTGCGATGGCTCATCACTAGTAGTTACTTTTTCTGCGCCGGTAAAGAGAAAGCATCGCCGTGTGGTGTGAGTGAGAttgcttgttttcttgcttttttgctttgttgCAAGTGATGACATGTTCACGTGACTCTGGGGAAGACGTGCACGTGACGTCAGCCCGCGCGGGCATTTCGTGACTAGCGGACTAGACGGTATGGCTGGGGTTAATGGTCCAGGTATCGAAGCCAAAGACCTGCTTGATGAGATCATCGATCTCGTCACTTAGCGAAAAGTCGTGCGTGTAGGCAAGCGTGTTGAGTTGGTCCACAACATGTAGGTCTGGCTCGTCTTGCAGACGCTGGGGCAGGCCGTAAGTCAGGTGAAACTCGTGGAACAAATCGGTATAGAAGCGCAGGTCGCGGTCCAGGGATGCAAGCACGCTCGCCGGCTGGCCATCGAGCGACATCTTGGTGAGCTTTTTTAGGCACGTGACTGCGAGCAGGCAACTGTAGAGCTGATATATGCTGGCGGTGTCGACGCTGCCGAAGCGCACCCTAAAGTTCGACAGTAGGGTGTGCAGTTCCCCCAAGACCTCCAGAACCAGGATTTTGGACTCCTCACAGTCCTCCATGAAGGGCTTGTTGAAGGTGAGCAGCACGATGTAGTAATGGTACCAGAAGTAGGAGATGGTCGGGTCCGTGGACCAGTCCGTGTCTTTGATGGAGTTCTTGGaccacttcaaaaactgcgGCAGCGACTGCCGCCAGTTGTAGACCTTGATATTGAACCTTGTAAGGTATCCGATGCGCTGCGCTGTGGAGCCCGATTcaataaaaattttggcCGTAAACACCTGCACAATTCTCGATAGAATTACGAGATTCTTCAGCGGCAGCGACACCTGAAGAACGTGCTTGCTGTTGAAGCGAAACTCGCCTGTGCCGTCCACTTCGGGCAGCTCGTCACTCTCAGGGACGGTTGAGTTTGAAACGCTCAGCGTGGACGTGCGGCCTAGAAGAAGACATATGAAATGGTCGGCGATGTAGCAGCCCCAGTAAATACGGCTCCTGATCTCGAGCTCGCTCTGCGAGAGCTCGCTGGAACTGGCGTCATCGGTCACCCAGACTTTTGGGTCCAGCTGGAACCCCATGTCGTATCCGACTCGAATTGCTAGGCCTGAGAAGTACCATGCCAGCTGGTTGTTGCCTTTTCCTAGCTCGCAGAATGCTAGACATAGCAGCGCCTGAACTGTGGTGATTTTTGCCGTGCTGTGCTCATCGAATACTATACTGAGTAGTTTCCCCTTTGCTTTCTGGTAGTAGCCCTCTGACAGAGACCGCAGCCCAGGCACCAGTCGCGATCCAACTGAAGCAACGGCGTACACAAGTTCCTCGGAACAGTATTGTGAGTTTTCGTAGTTATCTTCGCTGTGGTTGAAGAACCCATAGA
This is a stretch of genomic DNA from Lachancea thermotolerans CBS 6340 chromosome D complete sequence. It encodes these proteins:
- the TEA1 gene encoding Tea1p (similar to uniprot|P47988 Saccharomyces cerevisiae YOR337W TEA1 Mutants are defective in Ty1 Enhancer-mediated Activation Ty1 enhancer activator and to YLR098C uniprot|P43634 Saccharomyces cerevisiae YLR098C CHA4 Zinc-finger protein with Zn[2]-Cys[6] fungal-type binuclear cluster domain; DNA-binding transcriptional activator or CHA1), with translation MGPERLDVLTSTNAGSSEDFSSGSPLLSQKRLACSNCRRRRKKCDMGYPCASCVKMKLDCNVNMDDMRKKRYAAGYVKSLEAHVAYLETRLKNLDAAKISGTSSLGTSEPTLLISTDGKERRLSDGAAPFSSSVGQSFRGGDNSSSFNASENDILRRKRFVKGSIYPEGPASYKPQRREPAISKPQNRIADLKTTVIVRRHQDSSETLNTDKNILGSLSAFYKWLYPGPFVFVHRESFLYGFFNHSEDNYENSQYCSEELVYAVASVGSRLVPGLRSLSEGYYQKAKGKLLSIVFDEHSTAKITTVQALLCLAFCELGKGNNQLAWYFSGLAIRVGYDMGFQLDPKVWVTDDASSSELSQSELEIRSRIYWGCYIADHFICLLLGRTSTLSVSNSTVPESDELPEVDGTGEFRFNSKHVLQVSLPLKNLVILSRIVQVFTAKIFIESGSTAQRIGYLTRFNIKVYNWRQSLPQFLKWSKNSIKDTDWSTDPTISYFWYHYYIVLLTFNKPFMEDCEESKILVLEVLGELHTLLSNFRVRFGSVDTASIYQLYSCLLAVTCLKKLTKMSLDGQPASVLASLDRDLRFYTDLFHEFHLTYGLPQRLQDEPDLHVVDQLNTLAYTHDFSLSDEIDDLIKQVFGFDTWTINPSHTV